The following nucleotide sequence is from Mangifera indica cultivar Alphonso chromosome 1, CATAS_Mindica_2.1, whole genome shotgun sequence.
tttaaattaaatatatgctCGAAATAGTAAATGTAGTAACCTTTCCCTTTAGAGGGTAGTACTTTTAAAGGGCGGTGTTACACCCTACAATTGAACAGTCATTCATTGGTTTAAAATTGTGTATGTGGCTTATCCAGCTTTACTAACATTGAGGATTATGCATGAACATTCATGGGCTCATGAATGGTCGTTCTTAAGCTAAACTTAAATgttttcatttaaattcaaCCTTTTTGGGTCCACTGCCAACATGGATaaacccaaaacatataaaataactatttatacTTATTCTTACTTATAGGTGTTGCAAATTTCCTTTGGCCATTACATATGATCAACCAATACAAACATCATCCTCAATATGTATTCTGAGTATCCATATGACACAGTTACAAGCAGTTATAACCTTCTAACCTTATCACTCGTGCATGCCATCTACATTGTTCATGGAGGCATTTGATCACCCATATAGAATTCATCAACTTATAAACTTTGTGTTGGTATCCATTCACTATAACATGTCATCTGAGTGCATCTTGCAAACaattttttctgagaatatgtcaaaaaaaaaaacattgtctATCTTTCTTCACTCATAGGGTATTAAACTTGGACAACtggtcaaaaaaaaaaaaaggtaaccaatgaaatgaaCCTCGAATATTGTAGACCTCATGTGGAACATTAACAAGCATTAGATTTGCATGTTGGAAAATACTCATACCTATTGTACCATAAGTAACAAGGGTCTTTTCTTCGAACTCAAGTTCCTTCATAGAAATATCATTCATTTCATCCTCATGATCAAAGGCACCCtaatatagaattttttttttttattgtcacgTGCCCATTCCTCTGTAGTTTCCAATACATCAATATCATACATATTTGTCAAGTCATCATCTTCAAACTCTTGTTTGGAATTGAACCCAACATTTTAAACCCCATGTAAACCTTCATCTTTTACATAATTATACAATTCCACTCCTTATAAACCATCATCATGTTGTATATCATTATGTAGCTCCAGCCTTTGTAAACCATTATCGTCTTGTAAATCATTATATGGTTGTTGAACATCATAGGTGGTGGTTTTTGAAGAGGCATTTATAGAACTATAGGTAGTTTTCACTAAAACTAGAATGCATTCTCTCAAGTGGACAAAAGaccaataaaacaataaaattcttGATCATCTACGATATTCATAAGCATGTTACTGTCAACACTTCTTggttttatgtttatttgaatattgttttgttttgatcgATATAGAAAAGTTTGCTCAACAATCGAATTAATTCCTAGAATGTAGTGTTTGTAGGGATTTTAACCACCTTCTGTTGGCCTCTAATATATTACTttgtattattatctttttgtaTCAATTCCCCTCCATATTGAACCAAAGCATAACTaatcattttgatcaattctacaataaaaatattcataattaaatttactaaaaaatttcaaaattaaatgtacAAATGTAATCCCAAAAactatcaatttaccccttggatggctaaaatatcaattttagggttttaagagTCTAGATTTAAGGTTTCTAGGTTTTACGATATCAATTTACACTTGGTATATTAAAATACCAATTTACTCTtggatgataaaatataaattaaactgCCCCACCTGCATGGTAAATATCTATTACAATGattctaaagttttttatatatcacAATTAAAGGTACAAAATGTACTCTTAATTTGACACGAAATTTGACAAATATCAATTACGtctcatatgataaaatattaattcatttctACATGGTAAATATCAGTTTACCCTTGCCtagttaaatattaataacactCCCATCAcatagtaaaatatcaatttactcctcatatagtaaaatatcaaagaagTTCCCATatggtaaaatataaaaaaaccatacatttttctatcattttttttttattttgaaacacAATTCAAAACTTTTTTGAGTCAATATTAATATGAATACCTTGATTTAATGTCCTTCCTTGAAATCTAAATCGTGATATTGGAATTTGAGTGAAAGTgtgaaaaagtaaaatttcaaaacttatagGGTGTGATTGTGATgctattattgttattatagttATTGGGGTAATTAATATaagtttagggtttatataAGAAGAAGTGGATAGTAacttttgtattaaattaaGAGTTTTGATCACATCGATTTAACACAATAAaagtttatcaatttaattaatttcctttgaaaaaaaataaatcccaTTAATTTATtcgttataattataattactattttattagtGTTTTTGTCAAAATATGTTTTACATTTAAcccattaaataaacaaaaactttAACGATAAGAGATAACGCGTAAACCACACAAGACGGTAAGACTTTCAGTACCAAAGCAAGGCACGAAGCTACCAAGTAAATGCACCAGACTCTTAAGTCTTCCCTTTGAATTGACTCCTCTCACTCCCAAACAAAACCTACTGGAAATTAAAACTTCTTCTCCCATTCTCCTCCATCACACAACACATGGTGTGATTCTTAATCTCCATTTACATCTTTTTCCTCCGTCTTTCTGATGGCTTTCCCTCttagaaaattgttatttaaaccAACTCTTGATCTTAGTGTCCACGGCAATCCTGTTGTCTTATGTTGTTGTGAATATGGTAATGAGCAAAGGTGTGTCGTTTCAGATCTTAAGAACTGCCCAAATTATATTAAGTGCTTTATTTTGCCTCCTTCTCCTCCGCTGCCACGAAGGCTTCCACCGGCGACTCCGCCTCCGCCACATGATCCCAACACAGGCCTTAGAGAATCAGCCATAGCCGCTCTCGCTATCTTGGCTTGTGTTATAATTGCTGTActttttttttgtattctttGTGCACTTGGAAGAGCTTTATACTTGAGGAGGAGCAGATCTAGAGGAAGAAGAGACCCCCCAATAATTTTTGATACACAGGAAGATTTTTTTGATGAAGATCTGGGACCTCAAGTGCATCATCATATTTGGCACATCACGACGGTTGGTTTACCGCAATCCGTAATCGATTCTATTGCagtttttaagtataaaaatgaaGATGGGTTAATTGATGGAACAGAGTGCTCTGTTTGTTTGAATGAGTTTCAAGAAGATGAGAGTCTTAGGTTGTTACCAAAGTGTAGCCATGCCTTTCACATGCCTTGCATTGACACTTGGTTAACGTCACACAAGAATTGCCCTTTGTGCCGCGCTCCTATAATGTCCGGTGCAGTTGTTGCTCAAGGCAGCGAATCTGGGTCGAGTTCTAGCGGATTAGATTCGAGAAATGAAAATGTGGTGGAGAATTTGGGCGATTATAGTGGTGATGGAAGTATTGATGTGGGACAAGGTGAGACTAGTGATAATAGTGGTACAATATCGAGTGATGAAGATGCATCTGAAAATTCTAACAAGGATTTGCCTCTGAATATCAGAAATAATGAATTTGATGCTCGGGTACTTAGCGATTTGACTGAAAATAGTCGTGTGGTTGAAGACGATTTGCAACCAATGAGGAGGTCAATTTCTCTGGATTCATCTTCCGCCGCGATGATTTACAATGATGTGGCTGGTGATGTTgttcaaaataagcaaaattctGGTCTAAACACTCGGATAGTGAACGCCAAGAACTTGAAATTGAAGAGTGTATCAAGACGGATCAGTGGAACTTCAGGCATATCCAAATTGATGAAGAGTTATTCGATTGGTATGGGTTCGTCATTGCAGAAGGGGTCGATTTCGATGAAAAGGTCAGGGTCATCTGGTGGAAAATCTTCATCATCAAGACATGGTAGACGCCACTCAATCCTTTCACTATGAAGGTTATGTTTTGATCGTTTCAAATTCAGAATTTCATGCCTGATTCTACAATCTAGGCAATCTGTAGGACCTTTATATTTtcaccaaataaaataaatataaaccaTGAGCTGAGGTAATTGTATAAATATCATAAGTAATTTTTGCATGAATCGTTGTAGACATAAAACTTCCTTCCAACTATGTATTTGAAATTAAGTCTGCTATTTGTGGTTTTACCTTACCAATTTGATACTTGAATACAGGTGTAAGATTTCATCATCAAAGTTTTTTGCTCAATCTtgcattatattttcatttattctgCTTGGTTTGGTTTGGCTTGTATGATATGATTATGAAAGAGTGAGAACTTCCGATAATACAAGTACTTGGAGGAAACAACATTTTTCATTACAATTTGAGTATTCACTGCATTCTAAATTCTGGGATATGGATTCAGAGATTTCAGTATTTAAGAATTTAGTAAACTAGTTGCTGGACAGCAATATCAATGAAACTATGATTACACGTTtgttttagatatacaaataaattaaagataaaataatatttaatcacatgttaatatatattaatgtatatgtatctattaatatattcaaaagtgaACATGTATAAAATTAGGCTGAATTGTGTCAAAGGTACAGCTCAGGTTATCGTTGATTGATATTAATACACCCCTAATGGTGCTCTTCTCTCTGGTGTAGATCTTACACATTAAAAGCTGTATCATGATATGTACAACTTATAGTCAAACTTACTATGTTATATTACAATTCATGGCGTATATTAATTCAGTTGTTATGATTCACGGAACCAAACTAATGCACTCGGTTTGACAAAGTGCTTGTTGGAGAAAGGTAAAGAACATTCTGTCATCCACTTCGCATACCATTTCCTTCTCACCTCAATCAGTAACTATTTAACACTATAAAAGTATTACTGTTATGAATGATCCAAGTTAGTTATAATTAaggttaaattcgaatcgaatctaGTCTGAATATAATATGACTTGGTGTTGGCTCATCCTTTTAGCTTGTGAGCCTGAGCTTCGGCTCGAGTTCACCGACAAATAGTCCAATCAATTTTtaacttgtcaaattttttaaattatttagtttcataattattttcaatgaaattataatactatatttaccaaaaaaaaactaTCCTT
It contains:
- the LOC123194888 gene encoding RING-H2 finger protein ATL52-like, which gives rise to MAFPLRKLLFKPTLDLSVHGNPVVLCCCEYGNEQRCVVSDLKNCPNYIKCFILPPSPPLPRRLPPATPPPPHDPNTGLRESAIAALAILACVIIAVLFFCILCALGRALYLRRSRSRGRRDPPIIFDTQEDFFDEDLGPQVHHHIWHITTVGLPQSVIDSIAVFKYKNEDGLIDGTECSVCLNEFQEDESLRLLPKCSHAFHMPCIDTWLTSHKNCPLCRAPIMSGAVVAQGSESGSSSSGLDSRNENVVENLGDYSGDGSIDVGQGETSDNSGTISSDEDASENSNKDLPLNIRNNEFDARVLSDLTENSRVVEDDLQPMRRSISLDSSSAAMIYNDVAGDVVQNKQNSGLNTRIVNAKNLKLKSVSRRISGTSGISKLMKSYSIGMGSSLQKGSISMKRSGSSGGKSSSSRHGRRHSILSL